The genomic stretch GTCAGACCCGGTGGAGATGTCGGCCCATAGATCAATGCCTAATTGCGTGACGGGCATACCGGCCAGCGGATAGGTCAGCGCCTGAATCATCGCATTGAGATGTTTTTTCGCGGTGGCCCAGCTTTCGCCGGCGCCGGAATCGTCGGACTGGTCGGGATCGACGTACCAATTGGGCATGAGCGCTCTCCAAACGCCTTCACCGCCGCCCTCACCTCATCCAACCACGCTGCTCCACCCGGAAGGCGAATAGAAAGATACATCTTTGAATAAAAAAAACAAGGAAAAAATATGAATCATTTTTAATACTTACGAATGGCCTCCCATTGGCGATCATAGTTAAATCGGAAGTCACGGATAAATAAGCGAAAATTATTCGTTCCGGCAAATCCGGCGGAGGGTTTGGCGGAAAGGTGAAATCGCGGCTGCTAAGCCGCTCTTACACCAGTCAAGTCGCTGGCGCTCCCCGCGTGGGTTCCGGCTGGCGAACGGAAAGACGGCGAGGATTTTTTCAGGGTTGGGCTTTGAGATGCCGAAACAAGTTCGGCATGACCGGTTGGTGGGCGGCGGCATGACGGAGTGGATTCCGGCTTTCGCATGGAAAGACGATGAGGATTTGTATCGCGGCTGCTAAGTCGCTTACAGTGGACAAGCGGTCGGCGCTTCCAGGTTCATGACGGCGCTAAATAATGACCAGGTTTTTGGACCGAGGCGATCGCGAAAGGTCAAGGCCGTTTGGGTAAGAGGCATCCCATCACGAATGATCGTGCCGGTGATGAATATCCGGATAGTGACCGTGGGAGTGGACGATCGGCTGGTGAACATGCCGGTGCTCGTGCGATTCGCCGGCTTCGATCGTCGCTTCATGCGTGTGCCGGTGATGCTCGTCGTGGACGTGCGAATGCGCGTGCTCCAATAAAGAGTGGCGATGCTCATGCCGGTGCACTTCGGTCAGATGCAACAGCCCCCCCGAACCCATCAGGCAGGCCGCGACGAACAGCGGTATCGTCGGCGGCTCGCCCAGCAGCGGCACCGCGACGGCCGCGCCGATGAACGGCGCCAGCGAAAAATACGCCCCGGTCCGCGCCGTGCCCAGGTGCCGCAAGCCGAGCACGAACAGACTCAGACTGAAGCCGTAACCCAAGAGACCGACGACCGCCGCGCCGAGCGCCAACCGCAACGGCGGCAACGTCGCGCCCGCCAGCCGCGCGATCAGCAGGTTGACCCCGCCGGCGACGATCCCCTTGACGGCGGCGACGAGTAGCGGGTCGGCCGCCGACACCTTTTGCGTCAGATTGTTGTCGATTCCCCAGCAAAGGCAGGCGCCCGCCACGGCCAGCGAGGCCAGCGGCAACCCCAGGCCGGACCCGCCCTCCGGCCACGCAAGCACCACGCCGCCGGTCACGATCAGCGCCATGCCGACGGCGATCCGGCGATCGAAATTTTCGCGGAAGGCGAACCAGGCCAGTAGTGCGGTGAAAACGCCTTCCAGGTTGAGCAGCAGTGAGGCGGTCGCTCCCGGCGTCGCGGCGAGACCGGTCAGCAGCAGGATCGGCGCGACGATGCCGCCGAACAGGATCGCCCCGGCCAGCCACGGCCAATCGGCGCGCGACAGGGGAGCCGCGTCCTGAACGCGGCGCCGCCGGGCCAGATAGATGATCGACAATCCCGTTCCGGATCCGAGGTACAGCAAACCGGCGAGTAAAACCGGTGAAAGATCGCCGACCAGCAATTTCGCGAACGGCGTGCTGGCGCCGAACAGCGCCGCCGCGCCCAGCGCGTAAAGGACTCCGCCGCGGAGGGGGAATCTTTCGGCTGGCCGGTGATCTTGCTTCATTCGTTTCCGGTTTTAACACGTTCCCGACGGCCGCGCGAGCAAAACTTGCCTCGTACTACAAAAATGGGGTTGACGAATGGATAACTCCGGGAAGATAATTCCCACCGGCGTGAGCTGAATTTCATTCCGTTCTTTCAATGGAGAAGACGATCCGGAGCGTTTCCGGATTTTTTCATGGAAAGGAATTGGCGATGGATCAGATCAAACGTCTTTTCTTCATGGTTGCGGCCCTCCTCGGAATTTGCTTTTTACAACCCGCCCTGTTCGCCGATCAATTCCAGGAACTCTGGCAAACGACCGAAGCCGTACACGACGACGCGGCGAACGAACCGTTCGACCTGGTGGTGACCGCCGACGGGATGATTTACCTGTCGTACGGCTACGAAGGTTCGACCTATTTCACCGCCGCCGGGAAACTGGCCAAAATCAACGACGCCGGCCATTTTCTCTGGCGCAAAACGGTGGCCAGCGACGGCATTTCCGGCATCCAGATCCGGGTCGACGCGAACGAAAACATCTACACGGCGTCGGCGATCATTCCCGACATCATCGGCGCGCCTTGCCAGTCCTATTTCAGCAAATACAAGACCGGCGGCGCGCTCGCCTGGCGGCACGCGAACTCCTCCCAGGCCACCTGCTTCGCAATGGGCGCGATCACCGCGGACGATCGTTTCGCGTTCGCGCTGACCAAGGCGGTTTACCTCGGCCCCTGGCTCGGCTACGCCAACCAATTGTGGCTGGGCGCCTACTCGCCGGACGGCACCCAGGAATGGTTGAGCCGTTGGGATCAGGACATCACGGACGGCGACGAAGTCCCCGCCGCCTTGCTGCCGGATCGGGAAGGAAATTTCTACATCTTCGGCGAAAATCTCGATTCGGATTACAAGACGATCCTCGCCGGGAAATACACCTCCGCCGGGAAAAATCTCTGGAAATATTCGGTCAACGATTCCAGTTACAACAATTTCGTCGCGGGCGCCGTCGACGAACAAGGCAACACCTACGTCACGGGCTACTTCGACAGCGTCAGCGACTATCTCTTCGTTTTCTCGGCAGACCCCCAAGGGCAGATCCGGTGGGAAAACTTTTACGGGCATTACCTCGCCGGCGACCATCGACCGTCCGCCTTCGCGTTGACGCCGGCCGGCGACGTGCTGGTCGCCGGTTACACCACCAACGAAAACGGCGACAAAGATTTGTTGCTGCTGTGCTTTTCGGCCGAAGGCGAAGGAAAATGGTTGTGGCAACAGGATGAGAGCCTCGGCGGCGACGATTTGCTTGCCTACGGCGCCCTCGCGGTCGACGCCGGCGGCAACGCCTATCTCGTGGGTGTGGTCGATTCGGGCTCGGTTTGGAACCGGAAGCTTTACAAGATCGACTCCCAAGGCGAACTCGTCGCGGCGATCGAATGCGGCGCGCAGGATCAATCCTATCGTCCGGCGGAAATCGGCCTGGACGCCGCGGGCAACGTTTACCTCGCCGCCACCGAAAACGACGCGGTTTGGATCGGGAAATACGGGCAGATCTGCGATGGTTGCCGGATCGACGGACTGTGCCGCGCCGCGGGCGAGGCCAACCCGGACAATCCGTGCGAGGTGTGCGACCCGCCGCAAAACGAAGACGCCTGGTCCGCGGCGGCCGACGACACGGTCTGCGACGACGGCCTCTTCTGCAACGGCGCCGATCGCTGTCTCGCCGGCGCCTGCTCCGGGCATGAAGGCGACCCTTGCGAGGCCGCGGATTCCTGCGACGAGACGGCGGATCAGTGCGTCCCGGCCGCAACGGACGACGACGACACCGGCGGCGACGACGCGGCCGACGACGATGCCCCGGATGACGATGACGGCGGTGCGGCCGATGACGATGCCCCGGATGACGACGACGACAACGACGACCTGACCTGCTGCGGTTGAAAAGCGGGCGCGCGCCAAGCGGCACATTCGCGACAGGGAGAGATCGTCAAAACGTTCTTCAGAGCGCCGCGCTGGCGCAATTGACGCGGCGATGGCAGGGCCGGCGGCATTCGCGCATGCGCCGGATCGTCGGCGCGCGTCGCTCCTCCGCCAGGATCGTTGCCAGCGGTTCGCGCGCGATGTTGCCCAGCGGGGCGAAGAGGCCGCACAGCGAAACGTCGCCGCGCGCATCGACGCAGAAGCCGAATTCCTCGATCGGACAGGAACCCTCGACCGCCCGCGAGGGGTCCGCCAGAACCGCCGCCTGCATCGCCAAAGCCGCCGCCGGATTGTTGATTTTGGCGCCTTGCGCCCGGCGCTCCTGGAGATGCCGCATCACGCGCCGCCGCAGTTCCGCATCGGGATGAAAGAGGTCCGGGTCCGCGAGCCAGGCGTCGCCGCCGTCGACTCCCGCCGGGTTGGCGAGAATCTGAAAATAAACGCCGTCCACGCGGTCGTCCGCGAACAGCGCGTCGGCGAAATCCGCCATTCCCGGCAGATTGGCGCCCATCACCACCGTGACGATGTTCCGGCGCACGTCGGGCGCGTTGCCCACCAGGTTGTCCAGCGCCTCGTTCGCCCGGCGATAGGCGCCCGGCCGCCCGCGCAGAAAATCATGCAGCGGCGGCGGTCCGTCCAGCGAAAGGTTGACGTGCCGCACGCCCGCCTGCGCGAGTTCCCGCGCCTGTTCCGGGCCCAGGCCGTCGCCGCTCGAATTGAAAT from Myxococcales bacterium encodes the following:
- a CDS encoding EamA family transporter; translation: MKQDHRPAERFPLRGGVLYALGAAALFGASTPFAKLLVGDLSPVLLAGLLYLGSGTGLSIIYLARRRRVQDAAPLSRADWPWLAGAILFGGIVAPILLLTGLAATPGATASLLLNLEGVFTALLAWFAFRENFDRRIAVGMALIVTGGVVLAWPEGGSGLGLPLASLAVAGACLCWGIDNNLTQKVSAADPLLVAAVKGIVAGGVNLLIARLAGATLPPLRLALGAAVVGLLGYGFSLSLFVLGLRHLGTARTGAYFSLAPFIGAAVAVPLLGEPPTIPLFVAACLMGSGGLLHLTEVHRHEHRHSLLEHAHSHVHDEHHRHTHEATIEAGESHEHRHVHQPIVHSHGHYPDIHHRHDHS
- a CDS encoding radical SAM protein, translating into MRVTFHLTDRCRNECKFCFVRPHRDPRELPARIWSDAAAALATLFPGVEIVLTGGEPLLFDDVDAIVRAAARAGAIVHFNSSGDGLGPEQARELAQAGVRHVNLSLDGPPPLHDFLRGRPGAYRRANEALDNLVGNAPDVRRNIVTVVMGANLPGMADFADALFADDRVDGVYFQILANPAGVDGGDAWLADPDLFHPDAELRRRVMRHLQERRAQGAKINNPAAALAMQAAVLADPSRAVEGSCPIEEFGFCVDARGDVSLCGLFAPLGNIAREPLATILAEERRAPTIRRMRECRRPCHRRVNCASAAL